From Numenius arquata chromosome 4, bNumArq3.hap1.1, whole genome shotgun sequence, a single genomic window includes:
- the MCM4 gene encoding DNA replication licensing factor MCM4 isoform X2: MSSPASTPSRRRGKRGRSSNPPTPQDARSPPSQKRRADDSTSTGELQPMPTSPPVGTQSPAAPDALFSSPPQFRHSAIPLDFDISSPLTYGTPSSRVEGTPRSGVRGTPVRQRPDLGSVRKARQVDLHSDGPAEDVVATEQSLGQKLVIWGTDVNVASCKEKFQRFLQRFIDPLSKEDEDIGLDLNEPRYMQRLEEINMVGEPFLNVNCDHLRSFDENLYRQLICYPQEVIPTFDMAANEIFFDRYPDSILEHQIQVRPYNALKTRNMRSLNPEDIDQLITISGMVIRSSQLIPEMQEAFFKCQVCAFTSRVEIDRGRIAEPSVCKNCNTTHSMALIHNRSMFSDKQMIKLQESPEDMPAGQTPHTVALFAHNDLVDKVQPGDRVNVTGIYRAVPIRVNPRVSNVKSVYKTHIDVIHYRKTDAKRLHGVDEETEQKIFAEERVEILKELSKKADIYERLSSALAPSIYEHEDIKKGILLQLFGGSRKDFTHTGRGNFRAEINILLCGDPGTSKSQLLQYVYNLVPRGQYTSGKGSSAVGLTAYVMKDPETRQLVLQTGALVLSDNGICCIDEFDKMNESTRSVLHEVMEQQTLSIAKAGIICQLNARASILAAANPIESQWNPKKTTIENIQLPHTLLSRFDLIFLMLDPRDEAYDRRLARHLVSLYYKSEEKMEEEYMDMAVLRDYIAYARSYINPRLSEEASQALIEAYVDMRKIGSGRGMVSAYPRQLESLIRLAEAHAKVRFSQKVETIDVEEAKRLHREALKQSATDPRTGIVDISILTTGMSATARKRKEELAQALRKLIQSKGKTPALKYQQLFDDLRAQSDTAVTKEMFEEALRALADDDFLTVTGKTVRLL, encoded by the exons ATGTCATCGCCCGCTTCCACCCCCAGCCGCCGCCGCGGGAAGCGCGGCCGGAGCAGCAACCCCCCGACCC CGCAAGATGCTCGGTCTCCTCCATCGCAGAAGCGCAGGGCGGACGACTCCACCTCCACCGGCGAGCTGCAGCCCATGCCCACCTCCCCGCCCGTCGGCACGcagagccccgccgcccccgacgccctcttctccagccccccGCAGTTCCGCCATTCCG ctattcCTCTTGACTTCGATATCAGTTCCCCCCTGACGTACGGCACGCCCAGCTCCAGGGTAGAGGGAACTCCACGCAGTGGCGTACGAGGGACTCCAGTTAGGCAGAGGCCAGATCTCGGCTCTGTCCGTAAAGCCAGACAAGTCGATTTACACTCGGATGGG CCGGCTGAGGATGTAGTAGCAACCGAGCAATCTCTTGGACAAAAGCTTGTTATTTGGGGAACGGATGTTAACGTAGCCTCATGCAAGGAAAAATTCCag AGATTTCTTCAGCGCTTCATTGATCCGCTGTCGAAAGAGGATGAAGACATTGGCTTGGACCTTAACGAGCCACGCTACATGCAACGGCTTGAAGAG ATTAATATGGTTGGGGAACCATTCCTGAATGTAAACTGTGACCATCTAAGATCGTTTGATGAAAATCTTTACAGGCAACTGATCTGCTACCCTCAG GAAGTTATCCCAACATTTGACATGGCTGCCAATGAGATCTTTTTTGATCGTTACCCTGATTCAATATTAGAACATCAAATTCAAGTAAGGCCATATAATGCACTGAAGACTAGGAATATGAGAAGTCTAAACCCTGAAG ATATTGATCAGCTTATCACCATCAGTGGTATGGTCATCAGAAGCTCCCAGTTAATTCCCGAGATGCAGGAAGCATTCTTTAAATGCCAGGTTTGCGCTTTCACCTCTAGAGTAGAAATCGATCGTGGCAGGATTGCTGAACCATCAGTGTGCAAGAACTGTAACACAACACACAGTATGGCACTGATTCACAATCGATCCATGTTCTCCGACAAACAGATG ATCAAACTGCAGGAGTCTCCTGAAGATATGCCAGCTGGACAGACCCCGCATACGGTTGCGCTGTTTGCTCACAATGACCTTGTTGATAAAGTTCAGCCGGGTGATAGAGTTAATGTCACAG GTATCTACAGGGCAGTCCCAATTCGAGTTAATCCAAGGGTCAGCAACGTAAAATCTGTCTATAAGACCCACATTGATGTCATACACTATCGCAAGACAGATGCAAAACGCTTGCATGGTGTTGATGAGGAAACGgagcaaaaaatatttgcagaggaACGTGTGGAAATTCTAAAAGAGCTTTCTAAAAAAGCAGACATATATGAGAGACTTTCTTCAGCACTGGCCCCAAGTATCTACGAGCATGAAGATATCAAAAAG GGTATTCTGCTTCAGCTCTTTGGGGGATCAAGAAAGGATTTTACTCACACGGGAAGAGGCAATTTTCGCGCCGAGATCAACATTCTTCTCTGTGGTGATCCTGGTACTAGTAAATCACAGTTGCTCCAGTATGTGTATAACCTGGTTCCTCGAGGCCAGTATACATCTGGCAAAGGCTCAAGTGCAGTTGGTCTTACTGCGTATGTGATGAAGGATCCAGAAACACGGCAACTGGTTCTTCAGACAGGTGCTCTAGTACTTAGTGACAATGGCATTTGCTGCATTGACGAGTTTGATAAAATGAATGAAAGCACAAGATCAGTACTACATGAAGTAATGGAACAGCAGACTCTCTCCATCGCAAAG gCGGGAATTATTTGTCAACTGAATGCTCGTGCATCTATCCTAGCAGCAGCTAACCCTATAGAATCACAATGGAATCCGAAAAAGACCACTATTGAAAATATCCAGCTTCCTCATACACTGTTGTCAAG ATTTGACTTGATCTTTTTAATGTTGGATCCACGTGATGAAGCTTATGACAGACGTCTTGCTCGCCATTTGGTTTCACTGTACtacaaaagtgaagaaaagatgGAGGAGGAATACATGGACATGGCAGTACTGAGGGATTACATTGCATATGCTCGTAGTTACATAAATCCTAGGTTAAGTGAAGAAGCAAGCCAAGCCCTTATTGAG GCATATGTGGACATGAGGAAGATTGGTAGTGGCAGGGGAATGGTTTCTGCATATCCTCGACAACTTGAGTCTCTGATCCGACTGGCAGAAGCACATGCTAAAGTACGCTTTTCTCAGAAAGTTGAAACAATCGATGTAGAAGAAGCAAAACGCCTCCATCGGGAAGCACTGAAACAGTCTGCTACTGATCCAAGGACTGGAATTGTGGACATTTCCATTCTCACTACAG gAATGAGCGCAACAGCTCGTAAACGGAAAGAGGAGTTGGCTCAAGCCTTAAGGAAGCTTATCCAGTCAAAGGGTAAAACACCAGCTTTGAAATACCAACAGCTTTTTGATGATCTCCGAGCACAGTCAGATACA gCTGTCACTAAAGAAATGTTTGAAGAAGCGCTTCGTGCCTTGGCTGATGATGACTTCTTGACTGTGACTGGAAAGACTGTTAGACTGCTGTAA
- the MCM4 gene encoding DNA replication licensing factor MCM4 isoform X1, producing the protein MSSPASTPSRRRGKRGRSSNPPTRKSQDARSPPSQKRRADDSTSTGELQPMPTSPPVGTQSPAAPDALFSSPPQFRHSAIPLDFDISSPLTYGTPSSRVEGTPRSGVRGTPVRQRPDLGSVRKARQVDLHSDGPAEDVVATEQSLGQKLVIWGTDVNVASCKEKFQRFLQRFIDPLSKEDEDIGLDLNEPRYMQRLEEINMVGEPFLNVNCDHLRSFDENLYRQLICYPQEVIPTFDMAANEIFFDRYPDSILEHQIQVRPYNALKTRNMRSLNPEDIDQLITISGMVIRSSQLIPEMQEAFFKCQVCAFTSRVEIDRGRIAEPSVCKNCNTTHSMALIHNRSMFSDKQMIKLQESPEDMPAGQTPHTVALFAHNDLVDKVQPGDRVNVTGIYRAVPIRVNPRVSNVKSVYKTHIDVIHYRKTDAKRLHGVDEETEQKIFAEERVEILKELSKKADIYERLSSALAPSIYEHEDIKKGILLQLFGGSRKDFTHTGRGNFRAEINILLCGDPGTSKSQLLQYVYNLVPRGQYTSGKGSSAVGLTAYVMKDPETRQLVLQTGALVLSDNGICCIDEFDKMNESTRSVLHEVMEQQTLSIAKAGIICQLNARASILAAANPIESQWNPKKTTIENIQLPHTLLSRFDLIFLMLDPRDEAYDRRLARHLVSLYYKSEEKMEEEYMDMAVLRDYIAYARSYINPRLSEEASQALIEAYVDMRKIGSGRGMVSAYPRQLESLIRLAEAHAKVRFSQKVETIDVEEAKRLHREALKQSATDPRTGIVDISILTTGMSATARKRKEELAQALRKLIQSKGKTPALKYQQLFDDLRAQSDTAVTKEMFEEALRALADDDFLTVTGKTVRLL; encoded by the exons ATGTCATCGCCCGCTTCCACCCCCAGCCGCCGCCGCGGGAAGCGCGGCCGGAGCAGCAACCCCCCGACCCGTAAGT CGCAAGATGCTCGGTCTCCTCCATCGCAGAAGCGCAGGGCGGACGACTCCACCTCCACCGGCGAGCTGCAGCCCATGCCCACCTCCCCGCCCGTCGGCACGcagagccccgccgcccccgacgccctcttctccagccccccGCAGTTCCGCCATTCCG ctattcCTCTTGACTTCGATATCAGTTCCCCCCTGACGTACGGCACGCCCAGCTCCAGGGTAGAGGGAACTCCACGCAGTGGCGTACGAGGGACTCCAGTTAGGCAGAGGCCAGATCTCGGCTCTGTCCGTAAAGCCAGACAAGTCGATTTACACTCGGATGGG CCGGCTGAGGATGTAGTAGCAACCGAGCAATCTCTTGGACAAAAGCTTGTTATTTGGGGAACGGATGTTAACGTAGCCTCATGCAAGGAAAAATTCCag AGATTTCTTCAGCGCTTCATTGATCCGCTGTCGAAAGAGGATGAAGACATTGGCTTGGACCTTAACGAGCCACGCTACATGCAACGGCTTGAAGAG ATTAATATGGTTGGGGAACCATTCCTGAATGTAAACTGTGACCATCTAAGATCGTTTGATGAAAATCTTTACAGGCAACTGATCTGCTACCCTCAG GAAGTTATCCCAACATTTGACATGGCTGCCAATGAGATCTTTTTTGATCGTTACCCTGATTCAATATTAGAACATCAAATTCAAGTAAGGCCATATAATGCACTGAAGACTAGGAATATGAGAAGTCTAAACCCTGAAG ATATTGATCAGCTTATCACCATCAGTGGTATGGTCATCAGAAGCTCCCAGTTAATTCCCGAGATGCAGGAAGCATTCTTTAAATGCCAGGTTTGCGCTTTCACCTCTAGAGTAGAAATCGATCGTGGCAGGATTGCTGAACCATCAGTGTGCAAGAACTGTAACACAACACACAGTATGGCACTGATTCACAATCGATCCATGTTCTCCGACAAACAGATG ATCAAACTGCAGGAGTCTCCTGAAGATATGCCAGCTGGACAGACCCCGCATACGGTTGCGCTGTTTGCTCACAATGACCTTGTTGATAAAGTTCAGCCGGGTGATAGAGTTAATGTCACAG GTATCTACAGGGCAGTCCCAATTCGAGTTAATCCAAGGGTCAGCAACGTAAAATCTGTCTATAAGACCCACATTGATGTCATACACTATCGCAAGACAGATGCAAAACGCTTGCATGGTGTTGATGAGGAAACGgagcaaaaaatatttgcagaggaACGTGTGGAAATTCTAAAAGAGCTTTCTAAAAAAGCAGACATATATGAGAGACTTTCTTCAGCACTGGCCCCAAGTATCTACGAGCATGAAGATATCAAAAAG GGTATTCTGCTTCAGCTCTTTGGGGGATCAAGAAAGGATTTTACTCACACGGGAAGAGGCAATTTTCGCGCCGAGATCAACATTCTTCTCTGTGGTGATCCTGGTACTAGTAAATCACAGTTGCTCCAGTATGTGTATAACCTGGTTCCTCGAGGCCAGTATACATCTGGCAAAGGCTCAAGTGCAGTTGGTCTTACTGCGTATGTGATGAAGGATCCAGAAACACGGCAACTGGTTCTTCAGACAGGTGCTCTAGTACTTAGTGACAATGGCATTTGCTGCATTGACGAGTTTGATAAAATGAATGAAAGCACAAGATCAGTACTACATGAAGTAATGGAACAGCAGACTCTCTCCATCGCAAAG gCGGGAATTATTTGTCAACTGAATGCTCGTGCATCTATCCTAGCAGCAGCTAACCCTATAGAATCACAATGGAATCCGAAAAAGACCACTATTGAAAATATCCAGCTTCCTCATACACTGTTGTCAAG ATTTGACTTGATCTTTTTAATGTTGGATCCACGTGATGAAGCTTATGACAGACGTCTTGCTCGCCATTTGGTTTCACTGTACtacaaaagtgaagaaaagatgGAGGAGGAATACATGGACATGGCAGTACTGAGGGATTACATTGCATATGCTCGTAGTTACATAAATCCTAGGTTAAGTGAAGAAGCAAGCCAAGCCCTTATTGAG GCATATGTGGACATGAGGAAGATTGGTAGTGGCAGGGGAATGGTTTCTGCATATCCTCGACAACTTGAGTCTCTGATCCGACTGGCAGAAGCACATGCTAAAGTACGCTTTTCTCAGAAAGTTGAAACAATCGATGTAGAAGAAGCAAAACGCCTCCATCGGGAAGCACTGAAACAGTCTGCTACTGATCCAAGGACTGGAATTGTGGACATTTCCATTCTCACTACAG gAATGAGCGCAACAGCTCGTAAACGGAAAGAGGAGTTGGCTCAAGCCTTAAGGAAGCTTATCCAGTCAAAGGGTAAAACACCAGCTTTGAAATACCAACAGCTTTTTGATGATCTCCGAGCACAGTCAGATACA gCTGTCACTAAAGAAATGTTTGAAGAAGCGCTTCGTGCCTTGGCTGATGATGACTTCTTGACTGTGACTGGAAAGACTGTTAGACTGCTGTAA